In the Arachis hypogaea cultivar Tifrunner chromosome 20, arahy.Tifrunner.gnm2.J5K5, whole genome shotgun sequence genome, CATGTTGCTGTTCATGCTCTTGTCTCTGCTTCTTCCAGAGGCTTCGTTGATGTTGTTGACGTACTCATCAAGGTAAAAACACCCATTATTTTCTGGAGGAGTGTTACATTACATGTACTAatgtacaattttttttgttaaccaaTCCAATCAAGTTGGTTTAACTTCAGTAAAAATTATCTCATTATTTTCActcatttaaattttattgtttaatttaattgaaGTTGTTTCactcatttaaattatttttttcaaaataatggtgaattttaaaattttggaatGACATGTGAGAAATAAATAGAATTCATAGTTTAATTTatagttaaaatttatatataattattttcatataaaattgttaattaaaaattattagttaataatttatttaaatatgtcaaattattttatgatttttaactAGTAACTCCACGTAAGGAGAAGTACACGGAAGTCTTCACCTTAATCTAATGATAACTCTCTAAATACATACTAAACTTCTTAAGTGTAAAAAAAGCATTTTCGTCTTTTTATTATATGGTGAAAGTGAACAACGTTTGATTATTTATCCATAACAAAAATAATGACATTTTTCCGCATTGCAGCATGGAGTGGATGTGAATGCAATTGATAGGACATTGCTGCAATCTTCGAAGCCATTTCTCCACGCCAATGTTGATTGCAATGCTTTGTTCGCTGCTGTTGTTAGCAGGCAGATTGATGTTGTCAGATTATTGTTGCAGGTATCCTTCGGTTTCACTTTAGGTTACCAGTTGAATTAGTTCTTGAAAATTGAGACattgtttaaatttatttttaaaagattttatcaattaaattaatctTTCGCTCAACAATTGATGATGTGGAATGTTAATTAATAGCATACTTAACATATTTAATTAGACGTTGACTAAATATGATttaaaaatctatcaatttaatcGTTAGATTATATTGAGAATATGGTTTATGTAATTAGAGAAAAGAACTaaatatattttcataaatatatttggtTAATATTCAATTAGACATATCAACTATCAAGTATCATGTATGTTGTGAATTAAATATTTCACAACATCATTCAAAAATTATTACTGGAGTGATTGaagaacaaatataattaatttttaatttttgatggatcaatttaattaagaaaatcttccaaaaataaatttaaaaaataccttATCTTTCAAGAACCAATTTAACTATTAATCTTTTCCTGATTGTATTAGTATGAATACTAACATTATTACATGCGAAAAATGTGCAACCGATTAATCAACTGAAGATTTTAGATAATACTATTATGGGAGTTTTTTAAGATGCCTACAGTCTTAACATCTCAGCTACTTATGATATTTAATTAAATGCAAGTCTAAAACGATAAGGTCTTACAAAAATATCATATGAAAAAGATCCATCCTCCACAAATGTGTATCTCTAAGTTCTTGAAGCAATCATAGTTACTGCACACACAGTAATGATCCTCAGTTAGCACACTTAGGACAAAAGAAAATTGCTATGATACTGAAGTAACTCCAATTATTATATAACTTACTGATTTTTAACGATATGTTTTGGCCGATTGTTAGTTAAAAAAAGTTAGTTCCTAGTAAAACTGTTCTATATTGAATGCAAATTATTTAGAAGGTTACTTATTCAAGATCTATAACTATGGAAACAGGTTGGTGTAAAGCTTGATATGAAGGTGAAACTAGGGGCATGGTCATGGGAAACAGAAACAGGGGAAGAATTTCGAGTTGGTGTTGGTCTAGCCGAAGCATACCCTATAACATGGTGTGCTGTGGAATATTTTGAATCCACTGGTTCTATATTGCAGATGCTTCTTAGCCATATTTCCCCAAATACATTGCACATTGGAAGAACCCTCTTGCACCATGCCATTATCTGCAACAATGAGAAAGCTCTTAACATACTTCTAAAGAATGGCGCGAATGTTGAAGCGCCGGTGCAAACGGATGTGCACCCAATTCACATGGCTGCAAGGCTTGGATCATGCAGCATTCTTCAATGCTTGATTAAAGGTGGGTGTGACTTGGATTCAAGAACAAAATCTGGTGACACTGCAGTAATGATTTGTGTAAGGTATAAGCATGAGAAGTGCCTtaaagtgttagcatcatcaggtGCTGATTTGGGTTTGGTGAATTCATCTGGTCATTGTTTAGCTTCCATAGCGAATTCTGTTCAATGGAGTAATGTGTTCCAGAGAGTAATCCTTGATGTGATTAGATCAGGAAAGGTTGTTAAATCAAGCAATGCTTCGAGATTTTCTGCTTTGTTGTTTGCGACTCGCGCGAATGACATAGAGGGTGTTAAGAAACTTATTGAGAATGGCAACATTGATATGAATGAGCAAAATGAAAATGGTTTCTCGGCCGCGATGATCGCGGCTGCTATGGGTAATGTTGAGGCTTTTAGGCTTCTTCTTTTCGCCGGCGCCGACATACTTGAGCTTAAAAACAAGTATGGTTTGACAGCACTTAACCTCATAGATGTTAGCCAAAATGGTGAAGCATTTCAAAAGGTGATGCTTGAATTCGCGGTTAAAAGAgggtgtgaaattgaaggttctAACGAAGTGAATCCTTTACACAGGGCAGCAAGATATGGAGCCATAGACATTGTTCAAAAGCTGTTAAAAGAAGGGAATTATGATGTGAATTCGTTTGATTCACAAGGATACACCCCATTGATGCTAGCGGCTAAAGCTTGCCGCGGCGACATGTGTAAGCTTTTGATCTCATTTGGAGCCAAATGTGAAGTTGAGAATGAGAGGCATGAGACAGCACTTTCACTagcaagagaaaatggaaatggaaatgaaGCAGAGTTTTTGATATTAGATGAGGTAGCTAGAAGGTTAGTGTTGTGTGGTGGTAGAGTTAAGAAACACACAAAGTGTGGTAAAGGATCACCGCATAGCAAACAACTCAGGATGGTTAAGGTTGCTGGGATTTTAAGGTGGGGAAAAGCAAGTAAAAGGAATGTGGTTTGTGAAAATGCTAAGGTTGGAGCAAGTGAGAGATTTAGGTGGAATAGAAGGAAGAAGTTTGATGTTGATGAAGCAGGAATTTTTCATGTGGTTACTACAAAGAATAAGGAAGTG is a window encoding:
- the LOC112785470 gene encoding uncharacterized protein, with product MMMLVNSGSIRKQVFPIDYEREVSQRLVDAVHYGKNDTALELMADLYVDVNFVGTVSFKSKTTEIVLNDESAHRVKSVYEEFKTEVTALFLAAHSNNLTLLRKLLSVGGDINTRVFRGYATTATVREGHLKVLEVLINGGASQHACEEALMETSYMGRARFSELLMQTHMIRPHVAVHALVSASSRGFVDVVDVLIKHGVDVNAIDRTLLQSSKPFLHANVDCNALFAAVVSRQIDVVRLLLQVGVKLDMKVKLGAWSWETETGEEFRVGVGLAEAYPITWCAVEYFESTGSILQMLLSHISPNTLHIGRTLLHHAIICNNEKALNILLKNGANVEAPVQTDVHPIHMAARLGSCSILQCLIKGGCDLDSRTKSGDTAVMICVRYKHEKCLKVLASSGADLGLVNSSGHCLASIANSVQWSNVFQRVILDVIRSGKVVKSSNASRFSALLFATRANDIEGVKKLIENGNIDMNEQNENGFSAAMIAAAMGNVEAFRLLLFAGADILELKNKYGLTALNLIDVSQNGEAFQKVMLEFAVKRGCEIEGSNEVNPLHRAARYGAIDIVQKLLKEGNYDVNSFDSQGYTPLMLAAKACRGDMCKLLISFGAKCEVENERHETALSLARENGNGNEAEFLILDEVARRLVLCGGRVKKHTKCGKGSPHSKQLRMVKVAGILRWGKASKRNVVCENAKVGASERFRWNRRKKFDVDEAGIFHVVTTKNKEVHFVCEGGVQMAELWVRGIRLVTREAFFGNTT